One segment of Streptomyces bathyalis DNA contains the following:
- a CDS encoding GNAT family N-acetyltransferase, whose product MLRGSKIGLRARHEDDVPILQAELHDDVVNASRAEGGPWRPITHGSKDAPFVVDDKEQKHVSFSVVELDGGTLIGSANLWGIDNHNRFAHIGLGLLPPARGKGYGTDAVAVLCHYGFVVRGLHRLQIETLSDNAAMLRSAERNGFVREGVLRSSAWVMGEFLDEVLLGLLVKDWKPDSEG is encoded by the coding sequence ATGCTGAGGGGGAGCAAGATCGGGCTCAGGGCCCGGCACGAGGACGACGTTCCGATCCTGCAGGCCGAGCTCCACGACGACGTCGTCAACGCCTCGCGGGCCGAAGGCGGGCCGTGGCGGCCGATCACGCACGGCTCGAAGGACGCACCCTTCGTGGTGGACGACAAAGAGCAGAAGCACGTCTCCTTCTCCGTGGTGGAGCTGGACGGCGGCACGCTGATCGGCAGCGCGAACCTGTGGGGCATCGACAACCACAACCGGTTCGCGCACATCGGGCTGGGGCTGCTGCCGCCCGCCCGCGGCAAGGGCTACGGCACCGACGCCGTCGCTGTGCTGTGCCACTACGGGTTCGTCGTGCGCGGCCTGCACCGGCTGCAGATCGAGACGCTGTCGGACAACGCGGCGATGCTGCGCTCCGCCGAGCGCAACGGCTTCGTCCGCGAGGGCGTGCTGCGCTCCTCGGCCTGGGTGATGGGCGAGTTCCTCGACGAGGTGCTGCTCGGGCTCCTCGTCAAGGACTGGAAGCCGGACTCAGAGGGTTAG
- a CDS encoding DUF1707 SHOCT-like domain-containing protein codes for MTSSMPQDMSARISDDHRETAIERLHEAFAEGYITQEELDERLQGALTARTHGDLVPVLDSLPDRDAGPTVEIEAVGGRIQRRGAWRVPRTFKVESEFGKVHLDLSRAVIEYPVIDIELRLRFGRARLVLPRGATVDYDGLSADWKQPVHKAGRRGSTGGPHIRISGTMGFGRLKIRHRGR; via the coding sequence ATGACGTCCTCCATGCCCCAAGACATGTCGGCGCGGATCTCCGACGACCATCGCGAGACGGCGATCGAGCGTCTTCATGAGGCGTTCGCCGAGGGGTACATCACCCAGGAGGAGTTGGACGAGCGCCTGCAGGGAGCGCTCACCGCCAGGACGCACGGCGACTTGGTGCCGGTCCTGGACTCGCTGCCCGACAGGGACGCGGGCCCGACCGTCGAGATCGAGGCCGTGGGCGGACGGATCCAGCGGCGCGGTGCGTGGCGGGTGCCCCGGACGTTCAAGGTCGAGTCGGAGTTCGGCAAGGTGCATCTGGACCTGTCCCGGGCGGTCATCGAATACCCGGTGATCGACATCGAACTGCGGCTCCGGTTCGGCCGGGCCCGGCTCGTCCTCCCACGCGGTGCGACGGTGGACTACGACGGGCTGAGCGCGGACTGGAAGCAGCCGGTCCACAAGGCCGGGCGGCGCGGCAGCACGGGTGGGCCGCACATCCGGATCTCAGGAACCATGGGGTTCGGCAGGCTGAAGATCAGGCACCGCGGCCGTTGA